From a region of the Haematobia irritans isolate KBUSLIRL chromosome 4, ASM5000362v1, whole genome shotgun sequence genome:
- the LOC142233982 gene encoding lazarillo protein-like — MAIIITKVAKTLVSVTLALVIMHSSMVHGQVMSSERCPSNIEVMPCFDICQYMGNWYEYAKYPTYFETSGVCVKAEYWLKDDGSSVGIKNSLVNATNGSYQEIQGTGTVVSNGKLLINFPVSASYEVCSNYWVLDTDYTTYSVVYSCQNLENGQGSSTSLWILTRDHLPVLSSIEKAATVIRKNGLSLDPLFFTNQLDCSN; from the exons ATGGCCATCATCATAACCAAAGTCGCAAAAACATTGGTGTCTGTGACCTTAGCATTGGTCATAATGCACTCAAGTATGGTCCATGGCCAGGTAATGTCATCTGAAAGATGTCCATCCAATATTGAGGTTATGCCTTGCTTCGACATATGCCAATACATGGGAAACTGGTACGAGTATGCCAAATATCCAACTTACTTCGAAACCAGTGGTGTTTGTGTCAAAGCTGAATACTGGCTAAAGGACGATGGCAGTAGTGTTGGGATCAAAAATAGTTTAGTGAATGCAAC CAATGGTTCATATCAGGAAATTCAGGGCACTGGTACTGTTGTATCCAATGgtaaacttttaattaatttccccGTAAGTGCTTCGTATGAAGTCTGCAGCAATTATTGGGTTCTTGATACGGACTATACTACATACAGCGTTGTCTATTCTTGCCAAAACCTGGAAAATGGTCAAGGATCTTCAA CATCTTTGTGGATCTTAACGCGTGACCATTTGCCAGTGCTGTCATCCATAGAAAAAGCAGCGACCGTCATTAGGAAAAATGGTCTCTCCTTGGATCCATTGTTTTTCACCAATCAATTAGATTGCAGCAACTAA